A genome region from Rhodanobacter thiooxydans includes the following:
- a CDS encoding NrsF family protein produces the protein MPEPSSHEALIDRLGTGLVPVRRLLPPWLRTVGWLLLVAALAAGLLLHYGAGPMLRRWAATPDLAWAGVGAAITAVTAAWAAFALGVPGRRAAWAWLPLPGALLWIGASGLGCLRTWIAPGTQIAGLHQSADCLLFIIGFSIPLSALLIVLLRRACPLRPVLTAVLIGLASAAASASLLEICHAYDSAATDLLTHALAVAVVVAVNAAMGGRLLSKA, from the coding sequence ATGCCCGAGCCGTCATCCCATGAGGCGCTGATCGACCGTCTCGGTACCGGGCTGGTGCCGGTGCGGCGGCTGTTGCCGCCATGGCTGCGCACCGTCGGCTGGCTGCTGTTGGTGGCTGCGCTGGCGGCCGGCTTGCTGTTGCACTACGGCGCAGGCCCGATGCTGCGGCGCTGGGCCGCCACGCCGGACCTGGCCTGGGCCGGCGTCGGCGCGGCGATCACTGCGGTCACCGCGGCGTGGGCCGCATTCGCGCTGGGCGTGCCCGGGCGGCGGGCGGCGTGGGCATGGCTGCCGCTGCCCGGTGCCCTGCTGTGGATCGGCGCCAGCGGCCTCGGCTGCCTGCGCACGTGGATCGCGCCGGGGACGCAGATTGCCGGCCTGCATCAGAGTGCCGACTGCCTGCTCTTCATCATCGGCTTCTCGATTCCGCTGTCGGCGCTATTGATCGTGCTGCTGCGCCGTGCCTGCCCGCTGCGGCCGGTGCTCACGGCCGTGCTGATCGGGCTGGCCAGCGCGGCTGCCTCGGCCAGCCTGCTGGAGATCTGCCACGCCTACGATTCGGCCGCTACCGACCTGCTGACGCATGCGCTGGCGGTGGCGGTGGTGGTGGCCGTCAACGCCGCGATGGGCGGGCGATTGCTGTCGAAAGCGTAG
- a CDS encoding RNA polymerase sigma factor — protein MPADVATVNDSASPDRRRAAWMAAAQAGDRRAYEKLLADSVALIRAVARRQGVAPDSLDDVVQETLITVHRVRHTYDPARSYDAWLSAIATRRAIDALRRRGRRDSRELHDDYALDRCPDGDDASAAAESSQRAQRLHEAIAELPPGQREAVEQLGLRERSLSEAAELTGRNAGALKVNLHRALKALRERFHGEP, from the coding sequence ATGCCAGCCGATGTCGCCACGGTGAACGACAGCGCATCGCCCGACCGGCGCCGGGCAGCGTGGATGGCCGCGGCGCAGGCCGGCGACCGGCGTGCCTACGAGAAACTGCTGGCCGATTCGGTGGCGCTGATCCGCGCCGTCGCGCGACGCCAGGGCGTGGCGCCGGACAGCCTGGACGACGTGGTGCAGGAGACCCTGATCACCGTGCACCGCGTGCGCCATACCTACGACCCGGCCCGTTCGTACGATGCGTGGCTAAGCGCGATCGCCACCCGCCGCGCGATCGACGCGCTGCGCCGCCGTGGCCGTCGCGACAGCCGCGAACTGCACGACGACTACGCGCTCGATCGGTGCCCGGACGGCGACGACGCCAGTGCCGCTGCCGAGAGCAGCCAGCGCGCGCAGCGCCTGCACGAGGCGATCGCCGAACTGCCGCCGGGCCAGCGCGAGGCGGTGGAACAGCTGGGCCTGCGCGAGCGCTCGCTCAGCGAGGCGGCTGAGCTGACCGGACGTAACGCCGGTGCGCTGAAAGTGAACCTGCATCGCGCGCTGAAAGCGCTGCGCGAACGTTTCCATGGAGAACCCTGA
- a CDS encoding cytochrome c biogenesis protein DipZ, with product MLVLILAYLGGVLTILSPCILPVLPFVFARSDRPFMRNGFPMLLGMAITFAAVATLAALGGSWAVHANQYGRWVAMAVLAVLGLTLLSTRLAEWITRPFVALGNRLSQRSAADGDSIWGSAGLGVATGLLWAPCAGPILGLLLTGAALNGASVQTTLLLLIYAAGAATSLGLALLIGGQVFALMKRSLGAGEWVRRALGVLVLGGVAAIALGLDTGVLTRVSLASTGGIEQKLINAVRPAPAPRPAPKAGEPLPVEGTFPSLAGATQWLNSPPLTAESLRGKVVLVDFWTYSCINCIRALPYARGWADKYKDHGLVVIGVHAPEFAFEKDPVNVAKAVKDLGVDYPVALDNDYAIWKGFNNEYWPAHYFIDTQGQIRHHHFGEGEYRESEDVIRQLLADAGQNNLPGGYVSDDHRGVEAAASDDLTRSPETYVGYARTMNFVGGRVARDETHDYRAPASLAANQWSLDGRWTVRDENAQLDRAGGAIVYRFRGRDLHLVLGPASDGKPIRYRVSIDGQPPGADHGMDTDAEGNGTVTGQRLYQLVRQAGGSGERLFEITFLDPGVQAYAFTFG from the coding sequence ATGCTCGTGTTGATCCTCGCTTACCTCGGCGGCGTACTGACCATCCTCAGCCCGTGCATCCTGCCGGTGCTGCCATTCGTGTTCGCCCGCTCCGACCGGCCGTTCATGCGCAACGGTTTCCCGATGCTGCTGGGCATGGCGATCACCTTCGCCGCGGTCGCCACGCTGGCCGCGCTGGGCGGCAGCTGGGCGGTGCACGCGAACCAGTACGGCCGCTGGGTGGCGATGGCGGTGCTGGCCGTCCTCGGCCTCACCCTGCTGTCGACCCGGCTGGCCGAATGGATCACGCGGCCATTCGTGGCGCTGGGCAACCGGCTGTCGCAGCGTTCGGCCGCCGATGGCGACTCGATCTGGGGATCGGCCGGCCTCGGCGTGGCCACCGGCCTGCTATGGGCGCCGTGCGCGGGGCCGATCCTGGGCCTGCTGCTGACCGGTGCGGCGCTGAACGGCGCCAGCGTGCAGACCACCCTGCTGCTGCTCATCTACGCCGCCGGCGCGGCCACGTCGTTGGGCCTGGCACTGCTGATCGGCGGCCAGGTATTCGCGCTGATGAAGCGCTCGCTCGGCGCCGGCGAATGGGTGCGCCGCGCGCTCGGCGTGCTGGTGCTCGGTGGCGTCGCCGCGATCGCGCTGGGTCTGGATACCGGCGTGCTCACCCGCGTCTCGCTGGCCAGCACCGGCGGCATCGAGCAGAAGCTGATCAACGCCGTACGCCCGGCGCCCGCGCCGCGGCCGGCGCCGAAAGCCGGCGAGCCGCTGCCGGTGGAAGGCACGTTCCCGTCGCTGGCCGGCGCTACGCAGTGGTTGAACAGCCCCCCGCTCACCGCCGAGTCGCTGCGCGGCAAGGTGGTGCTGGTCGATTTCTGGACCTACTCCTGCATCAATTGCATCCGCGCACTGCCGTACGCACGTGGCTGGGCCGACAAGTACAAGGACCACGGCCTGGTGGTGATCGGCGTGCACGCACCGGAGTTCGCGTTCGAGAAGGACCCGGTCAACGTGGCGAAGGCGGTGAAGGACCTAGGCGTGGACTACCCCGTCGCGCTCGACAACGACTACGCGATCTGGAAAGGCTTCAACAACGAATACTGGCCGGCGCACTACTTCATCGACACGCAGGGGCAGATCCGCCACCACCACTTCGGCGAAGGCGAGTACCGGGAAAGCGAGGACGTGATCCGCCAGCTGCTGGCCGATGCCGGCCAGAACAACCTGCCCGGCGGCTACGTCAGCGACGACCATCGCGGCGTCGAAGCCGCCGCGTCGGACGACCTGACCCGCTCGCCGGAAACCTACGTCGGCTACGCCCGCACGATGAACTTCGTCGGCGGTCGGGTGGCGCGCGATGAAACGCACGACTATCGCGCGCCCGCCTCGCTGGCCGCCAACCAGTGGTCGCTCGACGGCCGCTGGACCGTGCGCGACGAGAACGCGCAGCTGGACCGGGCCGGCGGCGCCATCGTCTACCGCTTCCGCGGCCGCGACCTGCACCTGGTGCTCGGCCCCGCCAGCGACGGCAAGCCCATCCGCTACCGCGTCAGCATCGACGGCCAGCCGCCCGGCGCCGACCACGGCATGGACACCGACGCCGAGGGCAACGGCACGGTCACCGGCCAACGCCTGTACCAGCTGGTGCGCCAAGCCGGCGGCAGCGGCGAGCGGCTGTTCGAGATCACCTTCCTCGACCCCGGCGTGCAGGCGTACGCCTTCACCTTCGGCTGA
- the msrB gene encoding peptide-methionine (R)-S-oxide reductase MsrB codes for MPRIDETLAMDRRRFLRAVLGGGALLAIGGGWLLPRLLAAANTPVGKPGEVLLEIFDDAGRDLGARQVAKLVLSDAQWRQRLAAASYEIMRRDGTERAFSGEHERPAVPGLFRCIACATALYDAATEFDSGTGWPSFWQPIAARNVIERHDSMFGMDRIAISCAGCDSHLGHVFDDGPQPTGLRYCMNSVALRFVPHTAA; via the coding sequence ATGCCACGCATTGACGAAACCCTCGCGATGGACCGCCGCCGCTTCCTGCGCGCCGTACTCGGCGGCGGTGCATTGCTGGCCATCGGCGGCGGATGGCTGCTGCCGCGCCTGCTGGCGGCGGCGAACACGCCGGTCGGCAAGCCCGGCGAGGTGTTGCTGGAAATCTTCGACGACGCCGGCCGCGACCTCGGCGCGCGCCAGGTGGCGAAGCTGGTGCTCAGCGACGCGCAATGGCGGCAGCGGCTGGCGGCGGCATCGTACGAAATCATGCGCCGCGACGGCACCGAACGCGCGTTCAGCGGCGAGCACGAACGGCCCGCCGTGCCCGGCCTGTTCCGCTGCATCGCCTGCGCCACCGCGCTGTACGACGCCGCCACCGAGTTCGACTCCGGCACCGGCTGGCCCAGCTTCTGGCAGCCGATCGCCGCCCGCAACGTGATCGAGCGCCACGACAGCATGTTCGGCATGGACCGCATCGCGATCAGCTGCGCCGGCTGCGACAGCCACCTCGGCCACGTCTTCGACGACGGCCCGCAGCCGACCGGCCTGCGCTACTGCATGAACTCGGTGGCGCTGCGTTTCGTGCCGCACACGGCGGCCTGA
- the trxC gene encoding thioredoxin TrxC, protein MSTPLAIPCPHCGALNRVPAERVGEHPNCGRCKQPLFEGHPVELTTANFDAIAGRGDLPVLVDFWAPWCGPCVGFAPVFVQAAGKFEPRLRLAKLDTEAQPQLAGRFGIRSIPTLIMFKQGREIARQSGALNAAQLTQFVESALARG, encoded by the coding sequence ATGAGTACACCACTGGCCATCCCCTGCCCGCATTGCGGCGCGCTGAACCGCGTGCCGGCCGAACGCGTGGGCGAACATCCGAACTGCGGCCGCTGCAAGCAGCCACTGTTCGAGGGACATCCGGTGGAATTGACCACGGCAAACTTCGACGCGATCGCCGGTCGCGGCGACCTGCCGGTGCTGGTGGATTTCTGGGCGCCATGGTGCGGGCCGTGCGTCGGCTTCGCGCCGGTGTTCGTGCAGGCCGCCGGCAAGTTCGAACCACGCCTGCGGCTGGCCAAGCTGGATACCGAGGCGCAGCCGCAACTGGCCGGGCGCTTCGGCATCCGCAGCATCCCCACGCTGATCATGTTCAAGCAGGGCCGCGAGATCGCGCGGCAATCCGGCGCACTGAACGCGGCGCAGCTCACGCAGTTTGTCGAGAGTGCGCTGGCGCGCGGCTGA
- a CDS encoding LysR substrate-binding domain-containing protein — protein sequence MNELPLNALRAFAMVYAHGGVRAAARELGMAHSSVSRHLGELDRWLGVPLLRAAAGRGPLVFTPQGDALGRATLSGLREIEQAVAALRETRPAHAVTLSTSPSFAIRWLLPRLPALEKAHPKIELSVQVEQRLDALDDGRIDLAIRMGNGLWPELHAEPLMDDALYPVMSPALWQASGRPSKPAQLADLRLLHDRDPQAAWELWRQAHGPAKLSLQGGARYTSSDLVLRAAMQGQGVALARHRLAADDVANGSLLRLFSDLDVPLGPSYWIVRPPAKPRAAVAAVIDWLRWQAAGAGAR from the coding sequence ATGAACGAGCTGCCGCTGAATGCCCTGCGCGCGTTCGCCATGGTCTACGCGCATGGTGGCGTGCGCGCCGCCGCGCGCGAGCTGGGCATGGCGCACTCCTCGGTGAGCAGGCACCTGGGCGAGCTGGATCGCTGGCTGGGCGTACCGCTGCTGCGCGCGGCGGCCGGGCGCGGCCCGCTGGTTTTCACCCCACAGGGCGACGCGCTGGGTCGCGCCACACTGTCCGGCCTGCGCGAGATCGAACAGGCGGTGGCGGCGTTGCGCGAGACCCGCCCGGCGCATGCGGTGACCTTGTCCACCTCGCCGTCGTTCGCGATCCGCTGGCTGCTGCCGCGGTTGCCCGCGCTGGAGAAGGCGCACCCGAAGATCGAGCTGTCGGTGCAGGTGGAGCAGCGGCTGGACGCGCTGGACGACGGACGCATCGACCTGGCGATCCGCATGGGCAACGGACTGTGGCCGGAGCTGCACGCCGAGCCGCTGATGGATGACGCGCTGTATCCGGTGATGAGTCCGGCACTGTGGCAGGCATCCGGGCGTCCGTCGAAGCCGGCGCAACTGGCCGACCTGCGCCTGCTGCACGACCGCGATCCGCAGGCGGCGTGGGAGCTGTGGCGGCAGGCGCACGGGCCGGCAAAGCTTTCGCTGCAGGGCGGCGCGCGCTACACCTCGTCCGATCTGGTGCTGCGCGCGGCGATGCAGGGCCAGGGCGTGGCACTGGCACGCCATCGGCTGGCCGCGGACGACGTGGCGAACGGCAGCCTGCTGCGCCTGTTCAGCGACCTCGACGTGCCGCTGGGGCCGTCATACTGGATCGTGCGGCCGCCGGCGAAACCGCGCGCGGCGGTGGCCGCGGTGATCGACTGGCTGCGCTGGCAGGCGGCCGGCGCCGGAGCGCGCTGA
- a CDS encoding LysE family translocator, whose product MDSLLTACGLLLVAAITPGPNNLVVLRAAGHAGLRGALPAIAGIVCGGLLLLAVTALGAGAMLAAHPPLRRWTGAIGALYLAWLGLSLCVAGMAPRHAAATSAALPAGTLGLIGFQFLNPKSWVIVLTVLATVPATSLRDYLPLAGLFVLIPILCLLLWAALGAWLARWLVRPAVRRGVDVVMGVLLVACALLLLIEP is encoded by the coding sequence ATGGATTCGCTGCTCACCGCGTGCGGCCTGCTCTTGGTGGCCGCGATCACGCCCGGCCCGAACAACCTGGTGGTGCTGCGCGCGGCGGGGCACGCCGGCCTGCGCGGCGCGCTGCCGGCGATCGCCGGCATCGTGTGCGGCGGCCTGCTGCTGCTCGCGGTGACGGCGCTGGGCGCGGGCGCGATGTTAGCAGCGCACCCGCCGCTGCGGCGCTGGACCGGCGCGATCGGCGCGCTGTACCTGGCCTGGCTCGGGTTGTCGCTGTGTGTGGCCGGCATGGCCCCACGACACGCCGCCGCGACGTCGGCGGCCTTGCCGGCCGGCACCCTGGGCTTGATCGGCTTCCAGTTCCTCAACCCGAAAAGCTGGGTGATCGTGCTGACCGTGCTGGCGACAGTGCCGGCCACCAGCCTGCGTGATTACCTGCCGCTGGCCGGACTGTTCGTGCTGATCCCCATCCTGTGCCTGCTGCTGTGGGCTGCGCTGGGCGCGTGGCTGGCCCGCTGGCTGGTGCGTCCTGCGGTGCGCCGCGGCGTCGACGTCGTGATGGGCGTCCTGCTGGTCGCCTGCGCCTTGCTGCTGCTGATCGAACCCTGA
- a CDS encoding NADPH-dependent FMN reductase has product MTTFHPTPARRVLCLAGSLRRDSWNRRLLQAAVAQAPATLQLDVYDALTAVPLFDEDLEQHDPAGPAGVQALRAAVAAADGLVIATPEYNHSMPGVLKNALDWLSRESPAGDVLAEKPVAVLGASSGPWGTRLAQASLRQVLHTCCALVMPAPTLFVANAASRFDADGALADLATVQSLQDFLLAFERWMARVAPPRARPEPVAAARC; this is encoded by the coding sequence ATGACCACGTTCCACCCGACTCCCGCCCGCCGCGTGCTGTGCCTTGCCGGCAGCCTGCGCCGCGATTCCTGGAACCGCCGCCTGCTGCAGGCGGCCGTGGCCCAGGCACCGGCGACGCTGCAACTGGACGTCTACGACGCGCTGACTGCCGTGCCGCTGTTCGACGAAGACCTGGAGCAGCACGACCCGGCCGGCCCCGCCGGCGTGCAGGCGCTGCGCGCGGCGGTCGCCGCCGCGGACGGCCTCGTCATCGCCACGCCCGAGTACAACCACTCCATGCCTGGCGTGCTGAAGAACGCGCTGGACTGGCTCTCGCGCGAAAGCCCTGCCGGCGACGTGCTGGCGGAAAAACCCGTGGCCGTGCTCGGCGCCAGCAGCGGCCCGTGGGGCACACGCCTGGCGCAGGCCTCGCTGCGCCAGGTGCTGCACACCTGCTGCGCGCTGGTGATGCCAGCGCCGACCCTGTTCGTGGCGAACGCGGCCAGCCGCTTCGACGCCGATGGCGCACTGGCCGACCTGGCTACCGTGCAGTCGCTGCAGGACTTTCTGCTGGCGTTTGAGCGCTGGATGGCACGCGTGGCGCCGCCGCGCGCCAGGCCGGAACCGGTCGCAGCGGCGCGGTGCTGA
- a CDS encoding S10 family peptidase gives MRQSLPSVLLAAFVLAGSSVAPAFAADSHKPAAAEASSSDGFQLPPLPADAHVTQSATVDGKTLKYTVTVGSLPVRDEKGKTTGEVVFTAYTMTGKDRPVTFALNGGPGAASVYLNLGAIGPKKVNFGVEGDSPSDPATLHDNPGTWLGFTDLVFIDPVGTGYSRALIDDKEAAKQFYSTDNDIKYLSRIVYDWLVKNGRMGSRKYLVGESYGGFRGPRITEYLQTRLGVAMKGVVLLSPYLDPAAYHDENVSPLPWMLTLPSIAAAHLEREHKLSAEAMAPIVEYTRGEYASDLMRGRSDPQATERVVKKVTELTGLDPLFVKRSGGRIETQAYLREVYRAEGKLGSRYDSNVTAWDPFPYAPHQQTGDPILNGIIAPTTSAMVDFVTRVVGWKYDGRYNALSYEVNKLWHEDEDADKGSVSQLREAVANDPGLRVLITHGWDDLSCPFMASVLIVDQMPAMGDPIRVQVKNYPGGHMFYARADSQAALTADVRALYGIH, from the coding sequence GTGCGCCAATCCCTGCCCTCCGTGCTGCTGGCCGCCTTCGTGCTGGCCGGTTCAAGCGTCGCCCCAGCCTTCGCCGCCGACAGCCACAAGCCGGCGGCAGCGGAGGCAAGCAGCAGCGATGGCTTCCAGCTGCCGCCGCTGCCGGCCGATGCGCACGTGACGCAATCGGCCACGGTGGACGGCAAGACGCTCAAGTACACGGTCACCGTCGGCTCGCTGCCGGTGCGCGACGAGAAGGGCAAGACCACCGGCGAAGTGGTGTTCACCGCCTACACCATGACTGGCAAGGACCGCCCGGTGACGTTCGCGCTGAATGGCGGCCCAGGCGCCGCGTCGGTGTACTTGAACCTCGGTGCGATCGGGCCGAAGAAGGTGAACTTCGGCGTCGAGGGCGACAGCCCGTCCGACCCGGCCACGCTGCACGACAACCCCGGCACCTGGCTGGGCTTCACCGACCTGGTGTTCATCGACCCCGTCGGCACCGGCTACAGCCGCGCGCTGATCGACGACAAGGAAGCCGCCAAGCAGTTCTACAGCACCGACAACGACATCAAGTACCTGTCGCGCATCGTCTACGACTGGCTGGTCAAGAACGGTCGCATGGGTTCGCGCAAGTACCTGGTCGGCGAGAGCTACGGCGGCTTCCGCGGCCCGCGCATCACCGAGTACCTGCAGACCCGGCTCGGCGTGGCGATGAAGGGCGTGGTGCTGCTGTCGCCCTACCTCGACCCGGCGGCCTACCACGACGAGAACGTGTCGCCGCTGCCGTGGATGCTCACCCTGCCCTCGATCGCCGCGGCGCACCTGGAGCGCGAGCACAAGCTTAGCGCCGAAGCGATGGCGCCGATCGTCGAATACACCCGCGGCGAATACGCCAGCGACCTGATGCGCGGCCGTTCCGACCCGCAAGCCACCGAACGCGTGGTGAAGAAGGTCACCGAGCTGACCGGGCTCGACCCGCTGTTCGTGAAGCGCTCCGGCGGCCGCATCGAGACCCAGGCCTACCTGCGCGAGGTGTACCGCGCCGAAGGCAAGCTGGGCAGCCGTTACGACTCCAACGTCACCGCCTGGGACCCGTTTCCCTACGCGCCGCACCAGCAAACCGGCGACCCGATCCTCAACGGCATCATCGCGCCCACCACCAGCGCGATGGTCGACTTCGTCACCCGCGTCGTGGGCTGGAAATACGACGGCCGCTACAACGCGCTCAGCTACGAGGTGAACAAGCTGTGGCACGAAGACGAGGACGCCGATAAGGGGTCGGTGTCGCAGCTGCGCGAGGCGGTCGCCAACGACCCGGGCCTGCGCGTGCTGATCACGCACGGCTGGGACGACCTGTCCTGCCCGTTCATGGCCTCGGTGCTGATCGTCGACCAGATGCCGGCGATGGGCGACCCGATCCGCGTGCAGGTGAAGAACTATCCCGGCGGCCACATGTTCTACGCGCGGGCCGACAGCCAGGCCGCGCTGACCGCCGACGTGAGGGCGTTGTACGGCATCCACTGA
- the egtD gene encoding L-histidine N(alpha)-methyltransferase, whose translation MSSVQPFGLSDDDRRPPSSDLLEVVQRGLGARPKRLPSWLFYDERGSALFERICEQPEYYLTRCEIALMDEHAAEIADALGSGVRLVEYGSGNAHKTRMLLQHLHAPVAYVPVEISPEPLRQSVERLATAFPQLPLQPLCADFSKPLRLPIPPRAPRRTVLYFPGSTIGNFENREAAVLLRKMRNEMGDAGGILIGVDLKKDPALIEAAYNDRAGVTAEFTLNMLARLNREIGSNFELSAFAHRAHYNPMAGRIETHLVSRREQQVKVGRVNVPFRADEAIQVEYSCKYSPEDFAALAGRAGLAVQQVWTDPQRMFSVQYLVRAGMSV comes from the coding sequence ATGAGCAGTGTGCAACCCTTTGGCCTCAGCGACGACGACCGTCGCCCGCCTTCGAGCGATCTGCTGGAAGTCGTCCAGCGCGGCCTCGGCGCCCGCCCCAAGCGGCTGCCGTCGTGGCTGTTCTACGACGAGCGCGGCTCGGCGTTGTTCGAGCGCATCTGCGAGCAGCCGGAGTATTACCTCACGCGCTGCGAGATCGCGCTGATGGACGAGCATGCTGCCGAGATTGCCGACGCGCTGGGCAGCGGCGTGCGGCTGGTCGAATACGGCAGCGGCAATGCGCACAAGACCCGCATGCTGCTGCAGCACCTGCATGCGCCGGTGGCCTACGTGCCGGTGGAGATTTCGCCCGAGCCGCTGCGGCAGAGCGTCGAGCGGCTGGCGACGGCGTTCCCGCAGCTGCCGCTGCAGCCGTTGTGCGCGGATTTCAGCAAGCCGCTGCGGCTGCCGATTCCGCCGCGCGCGCCGCGGCGCACCGTGCTGTACTTCCCCGGTTCCACCATCGGCAATTTCGAGAACCGCGAAGCCGCCGTGCTGCTGCGCAAGATGCGCAACGAGATGGGCGATGCCGGTGGCATCCTGATCGGGGTGGACCTGAAGAAGGATCCGGCGCTGATCGAGGCGGCCTACAACGACCGCGCCGGCGTCACCGCCGAGTTCACCCTGAACATGCTGGCGCGGCTGAACCGCGAGATCGGCAGCAACTTCGAGCTGTCCGCGTTCGCCCACCGCGCGCACTACAACCCGATGGCCGGTCGCATCGAGACGCACCTGGTCAGCCGCCGCGAACAGCAGGTCAAAGTCGGCCGGGTCAACGTGCCGTTCCGCGCCGACGAGGCGATCCAGGTCGAGTACAGCTGCAAATATTCGCCGGAGGACTTCGCCGCGCTGGCCGGCCGCGCCGGGCTGGCCGTGCAGCAAGTGTGGACCGACCCGCAAAGGATGTTCAGCGTGCAGTACCTGGTGCGCGCCGGCATGTCGGTGTGA
- the egtB gene encoding ergothioneine biosynthesis protein EgtB produces the protein MTTGHTCAVAGIAARFLQLRQRTLELCAGLSAEDLQLQSMPDASPGKWHLAHTSWFFEQFVLGRDPAYRPRDPAWHYLFNSYYQSVGPMHARPQRGLLSRPSLDEVRDYRRRIDDAVAELLDRGDDAEAPGLVELGLQHEQQHQELLLTDIKHAFWCNPLQPAYRAPIAAPADAKAVPLQFVAGREGIAEIGHRGEGFAFDNETPRHRTLLQPHALANRLVTNAEYLAFVREGGYREPGLWLSDGWATLQREGWQHPLYWQDDLASEFTLAGVRALDPYEPVCHLSYYEAEAFAHWAGARLPTEAEWESAAQGVTIDGNLQDAQRFQPRAAGVGSGLQQLYGDVWEWTASPYIGYPGFRPLPGSLGEYNGKFMCGQWVLRGGSCATPRDHIRATYRNFFPPQARWQFAGLRLGQDR, from the coding sequence ATGACGACCGGGCACACGTGCGCCGTTGCAGGCATCGCCGCCCGATTCCTGCAGTTGCGGCAGCGAACGCTTGAACTCTGTGCCGGCCTCAGCGCCGAGGACCTGCAACTGCAGTCGATGCCCGACGCCAGTCCCGGCAAGTGGCACCTGGCGCATACCAGCTGGTTCTTCGAGCAGTTCGTGCTGGGCCGCGACCCGGCGTACCGGCCGCGCGATCCGGCCTGGCATTACCTGTTCAATTCCTACTACCAGTCGGTTGGCCCGATGCATGCGCGGCCGCAGCGCGGCCTGCTGTCGCGGCCGTCGCTGGACGAGGTGCGCGATTACCGTCGCCGCATCGACGACGCCGTGGCCGAGCTGCTCGACCGCGGCGACGACGCGGAGGCGCCCGGGCTGGTCGAGCTGGGTCTGCAGCATGAGCAGCAGCACCAGGAGCTGCTGCTGACCGACATCAAGCATGCGTTCTGGTGCAATCCGCTGCAGCCGGCGTATCGCGCGCCGATCGCCGCGCCGGCGGACGCCAAGGCGGTGCCGCTGCAGTTCGTCGCGGGCCGCGAGGGCATCGCCGAGATCGGCCATCGCGGCGAGGGTTTCGCGTTCGACAACGAGACCCCGCGCCACCGCACCCTGCTGCAGCCGCACGCGCTGGCCAACCGACTGGTGACCAATGCCGAGTACCTGGCCTTCGTGCGCGAAGGCGGCTACCGCGAACCCGGCCTGTGGCTGTCCGACGGCTGGGCCACGCTGCAGCGCGAGGGCTGGCAGCATCCGCTCTACTGGCAGGACGACCTGGCCAGCGAGTTCACCCTGGCCGGCGTGCGTGCGCTCGACCCGTACGAGCCGGTGTGCCACCTCAGCTATTACGAAGCCGAGGCGTTTGCGCACTGGGCCGGCGCGCGGCTGCCTACCGAGGCGGAGTGGGAGTCGGCGGCGCAGGGCGTCACGATCGACGGCAACCTGCAGGACGCGCAGCGCTTCCAGCCGCGTGCGGCCGGCGTCGGCAGCGGCCTGCAGCAGCTTTACGGCGACGTGTGGGAATGGACCGCCTCGCCCTACATCGGCTACCCGGGCTTCCGCCCGCTGCCCGGTTCGCTGGGCGAGTACAACGGCAAGTTCATGTGCGGCCAGTGGGTGTTGCGCGGCGGTTCCTGCGCCACCCCGCGCGATCACATCCGCGCCACCTACCGCAATTTCTTTCCACCCCAGGCCCGGTGGCAATTCGCCGGGCTGCGATTGGGACAGGACCGATGA
- a CDS encoding DUF6491 family protein, giving the protein MKTPLPSLLLALVAGSGAAYAAEAVPARSPLPAADCIDTTQINEWHIVDARTAIVRTGPKRYLVTLQNDCPRLGTPPPGLIFRANPSNTVVNRGRICGEVGETVHSRYQPPCAIQSVRKIDKARFDQLGAHALHHGSGAELPTRMPAH; this is encoded by the coding sequence ATGAAAACGCCCCTCCCCTCCCTGCTGCTCGCGCTCGTTGCCGGCAGCGGTGCCGCGTACGCTGCCGAGGCGGTGCCGGCGCGCTCGCCGCTGCCGGCCGCCGACTGCATCGACACCACGCAGATCAACGAGTGGCATATCGTCGACGCCCGCACCGCCATCGTGCGCACCGGCCCGAAACGCTACCTGGTGACATTGCAGAACGATTGTCCGCGCCTGGGTACGCCGCCGCCAGGGCTGATCTTCCGGGCCAACCCGTCCAACACCGTCGTCAATCGCGGCCGCATCTGCGGCGAAGTGGGCGAGACCGTGCATTCGCGCTACCAGCCGCCGTGCGCGATTCAGTCGGTCCGCAAGATCGACAAGGCGCGCTTCGACCAGCTCGGCGCGCACGCGCTGCACCACGGCAGCGGCGCGGAACTACCCACGCGCATGCCCGCACATTGA